The sequence ctttttcttgattttttttttttttgatttttttttttttgattttttgatggttttgacttttttgtgcattagactggctcaagtgtagtatttcttcaaatgattttgttggttggttcattgagcacatctccttctgaatttgttagctgataagcacctgatccataggctgatatgataacatagggacctaaccagttaggttcaaatttccctttcttttcttgatcctgctgatttttgggattttctttgaggactaggtcaccaattttaaaaattctagggaTGACCTCATGATTGTAGCTTTAGCACATttgttgttgatatgatttgaggtgagtataggcatgttggcatttttcatctagaagttctagctcttgcagtcggttgacccgatactcttcatctggaatcaggcctttcaaagatactctaagagatgggatttctacctccaagggtaaaattgcttctgatccatacaccaatgaatatggcgtagctcttgtaggtgtgcagatgctaattctgtatgcccaaagtgttggattgagttgcacgtgccaatctttgcttgcatcatttaccattttcttgaggatttgattttcaatattgttttgttggatactttggcctgaccattcccttgtgggtagtaaggtgtagagaaacgatgttggatttttaatttttcacatagttcgtACGCATCTTGGTGCTTGAAAGGTcacccattatctatgatgatggaacttggaattccatatctgcagattagataattaagaacaaaagaggcaatttgtttcccagtcactgtggtcatggggactgcttcaatccacttggtaaaatattctgttgcagtaataatgaacttgtgcccatttgaagatgaaggatggatTTTGCCAattaagtctagtccccactggcaaaagggccaggatgttgtgaagggttgtagttcctatgctggtgcatgcaTAAGATTGCCATAGATTtcgcatttaggacatttctttgtaaaatggtaagaatctttttccattgtcagccactaatatcccattcttagaagttttttagcaagagtaggaccacttgaatgtgtgccacaaataccttcatgaagctcttgtaaagctgagtcagattcattacgatcaaggtaatgaagaagagtaccatctagacctcgatggtacagaGTATCAGTAGTGATAGTATAATAGCCGGCTTGTTGGATAAATTTGCGTTTTTGGTTTCGAGATATGTCAATGGGTAGGATACTAtttttaagatagtcgtatatcatTCCGTATAATGGAGAATCAGaactggtcaaggcatagataacatgggatatggaatggtcataggctggggagaatagttgctctaccagaaacttgtaatgattctgttgctctggaatttgtagcagtgaagcgatagtagccattacattggctgctctgttgtccaaccttggtatttgttcgaaggtgatgtgtacaaaatactatttgaaatcatccactattcatttgtatggtagcaacttgttatctttcatctgatagtcattgttgatctgatttatgactagttgtgaatctccatagactttcaattatgtgattctccattctacaaccatttttaTGCCTGttaccagtgcctcatattcaacaatgttatttgtgcatggaaacatgagcctatatgatcttggtatggtgtgcccgtcaggagtgatgaacaaaatatcagcacctgaaccatgttgagtgtaggaaacatcaaagtagagggtccattgcttggtgtttatagtaagaacatccctatttGGAAATTAAATCTCTATTGGTTGTTTATCTGTTAGTGGTGCATTGGttaattgatctacaattacttgtcctttgatagctcaacgctctatgtagtggatatcaaattcgttGAGAATCATTATCGATTTAGCCAATCTACCAGTgagagctgctttgttgagtaagtactttagagggtcaatttttgctactagcttgattgtatgagctagcatgtagtgttggaacttttgagaagcaaataccactattagacaagccttctcaatgaatgtgtaattgagctcatatccatttaaagttctactgatgtaatagatatcttgttcctttccttcttgattttcctgtgctaacagtgccccgagtgatatgtttgttgttgatatgtagagaataagtggcttccctactattggtggtactagaactggcgggttcattagatattgattgatttggtagaatgattctacacatttttcttcccatttgaatggtacattcttatgtagcaaatgattgaatggtagacttttatctactagttgaccGATGAAATGCCTGATTGACTGGAGCTGTCCTTGCAAGGGTCTAAGTTGACTGTTTTTCTtaggtggtggcatatccatgatggcttgtacctttgcgggatctacttcaatgcccttttctgagactatgtagtctaataactttcctgatgtaaccacaaagacacacttcttagggttgagcctgatttgaaatttttccaatctgtcaaaaatgtTTGCTAAGATGTTGAGATGTTCTGCTTGGGTAAATGATCTAGCTAGTAAAACATCCACatatcctccatgaaggtatgcatcatgtcatgaaaaattgttttcattgcgcattgataagttgccccaacattctttaagccgaaCGACATGACATTCcgacagtatgttccccaagggcaagtaaatgttgttttatcttgatcctctagagctatcttgatttgattatagccagaaaaaccatccattagtgatagcattgcatggcctgctgtgaggtctacaattatgtcgatactgggcaaaggaaagtcatcctttggacaggatttattgacatctctaaaattggtgCATATCCTGATGCTACTATCTAGTTTTCAaactggcacgatgttggaaatccatttagcatagtcgataggtcgaataaatctgacatctaatagtttctttatctcagctttgaccatgagtgctacatgtggattcatctttctcaatttttgcttgactggcttagctcctggagcaatagacaagtgatgcatgattaactatggatcaatctcgggcatatctacataggaccaagcaaaatttgatttgcttttctttgaaaaattggataaactctgatctttcttcctctatcaaagATTCTGCTAGGCGTATGTTTTTGgcagcttctgttgtaccaatgttgattgattgagtaggatCAATCAATATGCATGATCGCTCTTGATAGTATTTAGGTAGAGTGTTAAGTCTCCCATATttgggtgccttaaaaaggttttcacttgcagatgcgtcctttatttttacttttttgtgatctagtgctgccattgactggttttcagcagtagatccttgatttcgttcatttttgtgactgagagacttggcactcccctgattgcagatgttgttactttgttcactggtagagtctaatTCTAGGTTgatggtacacaagtaatggataatggaatcatcatttgggaaaattggtatgtcatgattttcaggttcatcccaatctatgaggtcaggaaagataagtggtaaagagtcattgggtgggtcgagttcagttgctgtaagtgttaggatggaggtatcatcatggttggccaggatattaaataagttaatgattttgtcaaggtcttcaatggtatcctCTTCCATGTAAAATTTCTCATAATGtcgttgctcattttccttggcgtcatagatattgtGGACCAAATTTAAGTAGTCTAGActctgtgccttgttcttcttgagaaatgggtgtatgactatcatttgcagcaatatcttcagtaacattggaacaactgccccattcatattcatttgaatcagtcttagaggtattatcccagagtCTTTTAGTGCTATgtactggtatgttgtagggtgaaaacaggtccTTGATGATTGAGACCAATCTGATGGTCTTCTTAGATTTagtatcagatcctgcttctactcattgcatttgctcatatactgtctctccttggggagtaATGATGTTACTAGGGAgtgattcttttttttttgaaactagttcttgaacatgatgtacttctgcacaAGGTGCTTCTATCTCTTGAATGACTATTTTttcttgatgtttctttttttcttggtattcacattccttgcatattgtttctgctgattcaaatactttctcctaccatgagtcctccttgtatttctttgTTGCCTTCCACTGAGGTTTGTGGTATTTGCTTGGTTTCTtctttggtggtagagtgtgttcatagcccaatcctattttatctttacaaaattgtgaaggaggatctaatggttctataacaccttcttgatgcttgccgataggtcctttgccattgtatcccatttgttgcatgatcaagtagccttttccatacaactatgttggtatagctacttccatagtagctactctgtcttcttcctcatctttgtatagccaactaaagatgtctttttcctctgattcatgtgctagtgtgcctagttgaatgaatttgccatcaaacttggtgatgggttgtgttgcatgATGTGTTGATATTGAAGgtaacccatgagatttaggtgatgctggtaagttggttagacataggggttccaaagagtattctcccataccttgttgtttgattttcattttctgtttgaaatccatagatagcgaTTTAgatttttcttgttgaagatctggtgctgggaAAATTTGTATTTCTCTGTTATGTAGAactaaactatcttgggctgcccccatagcattacaatgttgaaaagggttatgatctgctgataaAGAAATATCCTATCCATTGTAGTGGAACTTAACACAGTAGTGATAAGGAGAAGGTACTTCTTGCATTTTatgtatccaaggttgacctaataagatattataaGTGAGGTCTATGTTTAAGACCTGGCACaaagtgtccttttgtattggtcctacctgaattggcaacattactgttcctttggatgatctttcttcatcatcatatgctttgatagtgatcttcttgcatggatcaatagactcctcagagaagcctaatgcacagataagttttaaggaaCATATATtcagtccagctcctccatctattagtactcttttgactcggtgtttgtaaaccaagacttcaatatggagtggagtattgtttggatggcttaatgagatattatcatgctaagaaaaggtgaggttatgaggctagaaatgtatgcgggaaaagcagttcaaggaaatccaaaatgcaaaaatatttcaaggacttgcccacacacccatgggactcttggtgcatgTTATGGATCCATGaggaatggctcaacttcccaaggagtgtttcatggttctctatctcacaaggtccctcaaaccaatgcctttgctcttagatcactgaataaagtgacttagggatgatgaatgcaagaacgagggattcttttgatcaaatttagtatgaatgcatcctatttatgcatgattctagtaaatgaactaaactaaatgataagatgacaaggttagtaaaaatactatcctaacatgatatactagctatatgatttaatataagatgatagaaatactctaaaatgattattagatttaattctattacaaagagaggctaaatgcttattaaaattaattataagtatgatgctaaagacttggatgtttttgaagaaggaatgggctctatttatatggaaaatagggaaatggatggtcaagatttgataatcttaacaagggccaggattgaaagttaatcaatccatgtttataattctcaccaatgaaatggtgacaattgtcaacaaaatatttcttgagaggagatgtaagaagcattaaatgctttagaggACATGAATGTTACCTTAGaaagtaagggttaaggttaggttagggttatccaatggatgaaggttttacccaaaggataaactcttttgcaagggttaaagggataaccatggtcaaagcaatgaattcttgatgagacccttgggttagatgaaggttgagttaggcaaaaagtctctaaccatgtaagaaggttgagttaaccattaatggtttggaagactttcaaggttagcttgttgaagacataaagcctttaatggttttcaaagactttgagggtttgagaagtgacttccctttgtttagggatgtgacaatatttagcaaatggattaggctaaattagaagtgtttagaagaatctacaaggggtttaggagacaagtgggagatataggaaaatgcaagtgggtggggaaaatagaatttaattaaaataaaattaatttatttcaattgtggttgcaacttgcatttgtaggattttgcaagtgaggGGATctaaattaaatgtaaatttaattaaatgggctagaagggatattttaattaaatgtaaatttaattaaatgggatagaagggggatttaattaaatgacttagatagaagaagggtatattaattaaatattaatttaattaattggaagaattaagaataattaaatgaataaaattcacttaattcattgtgcctCATAACCAATAGAAATGTATgccataaatgtatgcgggaaaaacggttcaatgaaatccaaaatgcgaaaatatttcaaggacttgCCCACACGCTCATGggattcttggtgcaagttatggagccatgaggaatggaTCAACTTctcaaggagtgttccatggttctctatctcacaaggtccctcaagccaatgcctttgctctcagatcactgagcaaagtgacttagggatgagggatgcaagaatgagggatgcttttgatcgaatttagtatgaatgcatcctatttatgcatgattctagtaaatgaactaaactagatgataagatgacaaggttagtaaaaatactatcctaacatgatatactagctatatgatttaatctaagatgatagaaatactctaaaatgattattagatttatttgtattacaaagagaagctaaatgcttattaaaattaagtataagtatgatgctaaagaattGGATCCTagaaatggagggatgagggctctatttatagaagaagcagggcaatggatggtcaagattgaaagttatcaatccatgtttgcaattctcaccaatgaaatggtgacaattgtcaacataagactgcttgagaggatatttaagaagcattaaattcttgagaatacCTCATGATTACCTTAgagggtaaaggttaaggttaggttaaggttatccattggataaagtttttacccaaaggataaactcttgtgcaagggttaaaggaataaccatggtcaaaacaatgaattcttgatgagaccctatggttagatgagggttgagctaggcaaaaagtctaaccatgccacaaagggttagttaaccattaatggtttgaagactttgaggacaaatttgtaagagtcctttcaaatttgggggtattcaacaagttagcttgttgaaggctttaatgcctttggaacactttactccaaatttgagaagtgacctcaaatttagggaaatgagataattgatgggttaagcttaattgattaggattagatgaattctagaagagtctagaaagagggttaggaggcaagtaggagatgtaagaaaatgcaagtggatgagggataataaaatttaattaaaataaatctatttattttgatttggttgcaagttgaggatttaaataaatttatatttatttaattgaggtgAACTatctaattaaatgtaaatttaattaaagtagagagaagggatttaattaaataaaatgatttatttaattaaatgatataaagggcttaagtgaatttaaataaataaattgaataatttatttaattaaatagaagaatgtggatgatttaattaaattatatttaactaaaatagaggaatgcgaataaaatgaacattaaatattcattaaggaatatggtcatttttatatatcTACAATAAGCACAAATGAATGTACAACTATTGGACCTTGCATAACTATTGGCCCCTCTCTTCTAAATTGATTAAAGTCAAACATCATTATAAATTGATTAAAGTCAAACATCattataaagaaaatattaatatcCCTCAAAATTTCTAGTTGTAATGTTCAATCTCAAAGAATATGAAGAATTATAAAAAAAATCACCACTCAAATAATTTGAAGTTCTTTCTTAAGAGGACTAGATGAGATGATGTCACTCCGAAAATAACCTATGATGTAGGTTTACCAAATCTAGACTAGTCTCTAATGTGTAGCAATGGAATAGTTTATAAAGTAAAGCAATAAGTAACCCTTTAAATTTACTAATATTTagagaaaggtgagttgaaaaaatgaaaaaacaaaaatgaaagtgAAGTTTACCTACCTGATGAGGTATCAAAGAGGATTCTGGTGGCTGTAGCATTCAGAAGAACCACAATGTTATCTGGATTTGCATATTGCAGAAGATCTGCAGCTGTGTGTCTCCTTCCCTCGTTGTCAATGGTCGAAGCACTGAACTTGGTGCCCTCCAAATGATCCAGAGTATACCCATGATAAGGAAGCACTCCAGCTTCCAAAAGCGCATCCTTGAAAGCAGAATTCCATTGGAAAAGCTTATCTGGTTCAAAGGCATTCAACTTCTCAACCCATTCATACGACTCATTTACAAGTTTTTCATCCCATCCCATTTCTCGAATGAATTCCGAGTTTGCCCTGGTGTAGAAACCAGCGTTGATGGCTGTGCTTCCTCCCAGAACTCTCCCTCTTACCAGCTGCACTCCCTCTTCTGAGACAAATCTCTGCATAACATAAGGGAACTCGCTGGGATCCCCAAGAACCTTGAAAACGCCTTTCATGTCTTCAACGTCAGGGTTTCCATAGGGAGAATCTCCCCTTTCCAATAACAAAACAGAATAGTGCTGTGACAGAGTTGCAGCGAGAGGACACCCTGCTGCACCTCCTCCAaccacaatgtaatcatatgttctTGCAGCCGCCTTTGCAGCATCAAATGTCATAAACGGAAATGGGTATTCTGCAAACACCAAGCACAAATCATACGTCATTAATGTCGTATACCAAAGACAAGTGATTGAATTTTATTTTCTTCTCTGTCATGAAAAATACTGATATGCAAATCAAGAGAGTTAAAAGACTGCAGTTACCTAATTTCTGCGATGCCTCTGCCGAACCGGAGAACAAATGATGATTTGAGAAAAGTAGCAGGCATGAAATGACAAAGGAAAGAATCTCCATACTTGCCAGTCGTTCTAACCACTCGTATAAGCTTGGTATTGAAAATTAATCCAAGTCTTCTGATATCTTATCTTTTCTAGTCGTGGTTAAATTTTACTCGAGTAAAAGATGATGACCAGGTTGGAGTATTCTTTACTGTTGACCAATTAATTTCCGTTCCAGCCCACAGATTCCAGAGGATATGTGGAATTGTGCGCACCTTGGTGTAGGTGAGAATTGTTTGGATGTGGTGTACAGGCTAATATGACATAAAATTAAAGCAATTCAGGAGGACCCACAAGGTTTTCGATAGATTTAGTTGAAAATGTGGACTTCTACATTATATGATCTTTTGTCTTTTGGTGTTTTCATAGCTGTATAACTAGCATTTGTATCAAAAGAAGGTGCAATGGTTATGTCTATAACAATATATATTTTGAGAAATAGATTGTAGGACAAAAATAAATCACATGAAAAAAAAGTTGTTTTTATTGTTGTAGGGTTGGTTATTCCTCCGTGTCAAAGTTTCTAATGTCCTTCCATGCAAAAaactatcatctttgtgtacatttAACCATCAAACATATCATCTTTGTGTATGTTTAACCACCAAACATCTCCTAATTTATCATGGTTCTAGTCATCTAAATGTATATCGAGACATTCAAAGACAAAAGTTGGCTCACATGTTTGAATGTGAAGTAagtaatttaataaaattatataaacaTATTTTAAATAAATCTACTTACAAACACTATCATTATAAAACATGCCTACAAcctttttttctataaatttatAAAAGAGAGTATATGTATCTATAATTGTAAATTCACTTTCTCTATATTTTCTATCAACCCTAAAATAGAAACATATAAGTTCTTATTTACCCTACCCAAATGCATTATGAAAAAAACAATAGAAGATCATATGTATTTGTAAAAACAGtaatagaataaaaaaaaaatctattaaaaaaattatattaaaataaagaaACATAAAACAATTATTCACTTAaactatttctattaaaaaaatgattaaataaatggtACAAAGttaatttattttacttttgaGAGTAAAATAATCTAAGTACTAATAGCAAAACCTTTTGAGTAATTTATAAATAAGTCTTGGTTAGGTTAGCATGAtgctcatttaatttaattttatcaaATTTCTTATAACAATAATGgaataataacataatataatataaaatagtatTAATATAgtatttagaataatataataagtCAACAATATAATATCatagtaacaataataataatataatatttatagcattaataatataatattaacattttaataatacaagtaaaatataataataatataataagtcAGCAATATGATATTATAGCAATTagaactagcaattgcactttggtgtgcagtGGGTACATCGAATAGGTGTGAAAGGTCAATTAAGAAAAAATTTGGTCCATTTATTGTATATATTTGTGTAGTACATAAGATCATTTGTCAGGatatttagcaaatgatgttgtttgtacaacaaaggTCTACATGAAGAAGTGATGGCTTTAAATCCACTATGCATCCACTTTCAGATATCCAAACATAACTTAAACAAAACCTTTAAATCCGGAAGATAATCAATCTCCATTATCgataagtgttggtgtaaataattattcatcttggatattattacaccttacttaagtttacctaggaaatgcatttcatagtagtttgggtatgagacacttgggtgtttgtgccacattgggatagtgtgtgtaggagaatttccaccttttatggtgtgatcttgttgttacacttcacaatcagtgggtgatccacctcatatggaatactatattgtttctcctatctacccacacctatttcctacctacccttgtttcctattgagccatatgtcatgtttgtgtgctcacatatccatatagccttgcctatataagcaggctcatatttattgtatgtatcaattgatgatccagttgatcaatattttcatcttgatagaatacagtttatttctatcatatattttgtctctcttatttgtgctttccattgcctcttgatcttggcaaaatatcacattgTATCAGAGCtgttccatgtctcacatggtatcagagccattagagtgtcattggtttgctaattgagagaaatttgatgctatttggggttgtgtattttggagttttctattgcaggttattattgaagcttgatggatcgaatctgaggttaccattggatttaggaggtccaagaaagtcaatttttccttttgtttcatcaaaatcgaacttcagaggccaaatctagaggcatttgaagtttgacactgcggcggaaattttccagaaattataattttgtacgCATTTTTCAAATaacgatatctcactcatccggactcgttttttcgagaaattttttttgttttggggtagaatttcatgatctgtatagtggtgcaggagttttcttatttttggatacaggtttttcagaaatcgtgaaatcctgatttttacaactttggaggcttcgtttgggctcatatggactccttttcaggtgccgttttttttttaaagtgcatattttttcatctactttcacaatctgtcatctgtttgcagtgattttaagtagaaattgtactttcagtatttggccatttttgacatatttggtacttgtattttgcttggatctcagtttagatcactagcaataattgttgaagtctcttagatcttattttgagaagttgtaaattgaaatcagaattccattttgtcttgttttgcaagtggcccattgtatacgcactaagtataaagtgccaaaatcaccattttggggggatttcttgattgagtattttgggggggtgtcttgtgtgattgtgcctctgtctatcttgtttttttttcattttggtgctatgggttctcctgaatttccacttttaactcctcataattatacatcatggaaaattaaggcatggagtaaactaatggaaaaaggactcattcattatgtaaatgaaactattatagcaccacttgatcctaaggctgatcctgatgaataaattgaatggcttactaagaatgctatggcacttggaactcttagaaagtatctatcagatgacctcatttttcacattgataagtgtacaacaattaaagaggcttgggatatttttaagaaattgtatggtcaagttgatgagattaagggctacaagcttgatagtgaactcacaactttggatcccaaggattttgatacaatccaagattatgtcacaaaagcaactgagttaagagcaaagctaaaggattgtggaattgacaaaaaggatgttcaattggtttataacttgttggacaagcttccttcagagtatgcaacctttgtatctagctttcacacccataggttagctcaaggttcctcatacacttctccctcatttgattcattcacgaagatgttgatacttgagcaatctaagttgaccacgatggggattctcaaatcttcaaagtcacaagctttggtggctaacaaagggaatcaaagtaatcaagaaaaaggcaagaatcaaaagcaacctaagtcaaaaccacaacaagatggagtacaatcttcctctccacaacaaggtgattcaccattctcacctaagaggaaatcatataaggacaatcttttttgtggatattgcaagaagtcaggacatgatgaacatcattgttataagaaggacattgatgagttgaagaatcttcttgagaagaacaaaataaacTCACCTTCTAGAATATCTACATTGACTTCtttttccaaggataaaggaaaggatcactcttttgggacagataaaggaaagggac is a genomic window of Cryptomeria japonica chromosome 7, Sugi_1.0, whole genome shotgun sequence containing:
- the LOC131039819 gene encoding (R)-mandelonitrile lyase-like; its protein translation is MEILSFVISCLLLFSNHHLFSGSAEASQKLEYPFPFMTFDAAKAAARTYDYIVVGGGAAGCPLAATLSQHYSVLLLERGDSPYGNPDVEDMKGVFKVLGDPSEFPYVMQRFVSEEGVQLVRGRVLGGSTAINAGFYTRANSEFIREMGWDEKLVNESYEWVEKLNAFEPDKLFQWNSAFKDALLEAGVLPYHGYTLDHLEGTKFSASTIDNEGRRHTAADLLQYANPDNIVVLLNATATRILFDTSSGMLKANGVELMRNIDAHFYQIFISELSQWSEVILLAGSIGSPQLLLLSGIGPSKQLNELNITILLNLNSVGKRIQDPPRTTIILESPIPLDFEQVKVVGILDNSQVIIEAVSFFQQQNVIDKQYIGIIFSKVSFPLSRGELQLSSKNPQDNPLVRYNYFSHPFDVEKCILSVKLLSNLTMTTSIQEFVFKGSGNLNILQFLGFELPQNQSNNNALTMFCKDTIATILSLPSI